One window from the genome of Pantoea cypripedii encodes:
- the elyC gene encoding envelope biogenesis factor ElyC — MFFTLKKVIGGMLLPLPLLLSLMAAGLLLLWFSRWQKSGKILISISWLLLLLLSLQPVADRLLLPLENQYPTWNRSERVDYIVVLGGGYTFNPAWAPSSNLIGNSLPRVAEGVRQWRRYPQAKMIFTGAAAGNNPMSNARVASQVAESLGVPADAIMVLDHPKDTREEAQAVKIAVGQHPFLLVTSANHLPRAMHFFQSAGLNPLAAPANQLAITSPLNWWERAIPSPLWLSHSERAIYETLGQAWQAVHGDDMTSPQPGE; from the coding sequence ATGTTTTTCACGTTAAAAAAAGTGATCGGTGGGATGTTACTGCCCTTGCCGCTGCTGCTGTCATTAATGGCAGCCGGACTTTTGTTGCTCTGGTTCAGCCGCTGGCAGAAAAGCGGCAAAATCCTGATATCAATCAGCTGGCTTCTGCTGCTGTTACTCAGCCTGCAACCCGTGGCCGATCGTCTGTTGCTGCCACTGGAAAACCAGTATCCGACCTGGAACCGCAGCGAACGCGTCGATTATATCGTGGTGTTGGGCGGCGGATACACCTTTAATCCTGCATGGGCACCCAGTTCGAACCTGATTGGGAATAGTCTGCCTCGTGTGGCCGAAGGCGTACGCCAGTGGCGACGTTACCCGCAGGCGAAGATGATCTTTACCGGCGCGGCGGCAGGAAATAATCCGATGAGCAACGCCCGCGTCGCGTCGCAGGTGGCGGAGAGTCTCGGTGTTCCGGCTGACGCTATTATGGTGCTGGATCACCCCAAAGACACCCGCGAGGAAGCGCAAGCGGTAAAAATCGCCGTGGGTCAGCATCCGTTCCTGTTGGTCACTTCCGCTAATCATCTGCCACGCGCCATGCATTTCTTCCAGAGCGCCGGGCTAAATCCATTGGCAGCACCGGCTAACCAGCTGGCTATCACCTCACCCCTAAATTGGTGGGAGCGAGCCATCCCCTCTCCCTTATGGTTAAGCCATAGCGAACGGGCGATTTATGAAACGCTGGGGCAGGCGTGGCAGGCAGTCCACGGAGATGATATGACCTCACCCCAGCCAGGGGAGTAG
- a CDS encoding Trm112 family protein, with protein MDHRLLEIVACPVCNGKLYYNKEQQELICKPDGLAFPVRDGIPVLLETEARTLSVEEIHP; from the coding sequence ATGGATCACCGTTTACTTGAGATTGTGGCTTGCCCGGTTTGCAATGGAAAACTGTACTACAACAAAGAACAGCAGGAGTTGATCTGCAAACCTGATGGACTGGCGTTCCCGGTGCGGGATGGCATTCCGGTGTTACTGGAAACCGAAGCACGCACCTTGTCTGTTGAAGAGATTCATCCATGA
- a CDS encoding YcbJ family phosphotransferase — translation MEQLRSELTLVLGESVGRLETISEQSQSRLYALYDAADKPMPVVAKYFRHQGRAALEAKKLAMLGRDGLIAVPAVFGLVLSQQKPVHEMLLMARLNGVSAEAPARTAARWEQLCEQVIEGLLAWHRIDSHGLVGSIDSIQENSWPAWYQQRVEVLWSTLGYLSPPGFTLDDRQILFRSRQQLPRLLEGFDDPCVLIHGNLRLASIMKDARNDLLVAMTQPGNVLWAPREFELMRLGDNGAEASLLQHYLQRAPVAEGFLWRRWLYQLWDCIDTLVNTGQFDRPRFDHAREQLLPWLG, via the coding sequence ATGGAACAGCTCCGTTCAGAACTGACGCTGGTGCTTGGAGAAAGCGTCGGCCGTCTCGAAACCATTAGTGAACAATCACAGTCGCGGCTTTATGCCCTGTACGATGCCGCCGATAAACCGATGCCGGTGGTGGCGAAGTATTTCCGTCATCAGGGGCGCGCAGCGCTGGAAGCCAAAAAGCTGGCGATGCTGGGCCGTGATGGTTTGATTGCTGTTCCTGCGGTATTTGGTCTGGTGCTGAGCCAGCAAAAGCCGGTGCATGAAATGTTACTGATGGCTCGCCTCAATGGGGTTTCCGCCGAAGCTCCGGCGCGTACTGCGGCGCGCTGGGAGCAGTTGTGTGAGCAGGTCATTGAGGGCTTACTGGCATGGCATCGTATTGATAGCCACGGTCTGGTGGGGAGCATCGATAGCATTCAGGAAAACAGCTGGCCGGCGTGGTATCAGCAGCGGGTTGAAGTGCTGTGGTCAACCTTAGGCTATCTGTCACCGCCTGGTTTCACCCTCGACGATCGGCAAATTCTGTTCCGCAGCCGTCAACAGCTGCCCCGCCTGCTGGAGGGATTTGACGATCCCTGTGTGCTGATTCATGGCAACCTGCGCCTCGCGAGCATCATGAAGGACGCACGCAACGATCTATTGGTGGCGATGACCCAGCCCGGCAATGTGCTGTGGGCACCACGTGAGTTTGAGCTGATGCGGCTGGGGGATAACGGTGCTGAGGCGTCACTGCTGCAACACTATTTACAGCGCGCGCCAGTGGCGGAAGGTTTCCTCTGGCGGCGCTGGCTGTATCAATTATGGGACTGCATCGATACGCTGGTGAATACCGGGCAATTTGATCGCCCGCGTTTTGATCATGCACGGGAACAGCTACTCCCCTGGCTGGGGTGA
- the cmoM gene encoding tRNA uridine 5-oxyacetic acid(34) methyltransferase CmoM — MQDRNFDDLAERFSKNIYGTKKGMVRQAILWDELDALLPTLPAGPLSVLDAGGGVGQISSGLAARGHQVVLCDLSAEMLKLAEAHALAEGVSHNMQFKQISAQQVGEHLDKPVDLVLFHAVLEWVAQPEEVLQALWRTLKPGGVLSLMFFNRHALTLRLLTLGNFGYLQANMSKRKKRTLSPDYPRDPEEVYRWLADCGFEIEQRAGIRVFCDYMKEQAAALKDVESIIEMERRYCRQEPFLSLGRYIHVTARKPR; from the coding sequence ATGCAGGATCGTAACTTTGACGATCTCGCGGAGAGATTTTCAAAGAACATTTATGGCACCAAAAAAGGCATGGTGCGCCAGGCGATCCTGTGGGATGAGCTGGATGCGCTACTGCCGACGCTGCCCGCCGGGCCGCTGTCGGTGCTGGATGCGGGTGGTGGTGTAGGGCAAATCTCCAGCGGCCTGGCCGCGCGCGGGCATCAGGTTGTCCTGTGCGACTTGTCTGCGGAGATGCTGAAGCTGGCTGAGGCGCACGCGCTGGCTGAAGGTGTGAGCCACAACATGCAATTCAAACAAATTAGCGCGCAACAGGTCGGCGAACATTTGGATAAGCCGGTTGATCTGGTATTGTTTCACGCTGTGCTGGAATGGGTCGCGCAGCCCGAGGAAGTATTGCAGGCGTTATGGCGCACCCTGAAGCCGGGTGGAGTATTGTCGCTGATGTTTTTTAATCGTCATGCCTTAACCCTGCGTCTGCTAACCCTCGGTAATTTTGGCTATCTGCAGGCCAATATGTCCAAACGCAAAAAGCGCACGTTGTCGCCTGATTACCCGCGCGATCCCGAAGAAGTGTATCGCTGGCTGGCTGACTGCGGCTTTGAGATTGAACAGCGCGCGGGCATTCGCGTCTTTTGTGATTACATGAAAGAGCAGGCTGCCGCCCTGAAAGACGTTGAGTCCATTATTGAGATGGAACGGCGCTACTGTCGCCAGGAGCCCTTTTTGAGTTTAGGGCGCTATATCCACGTGACCGCGCGCAAACCCAGGTAG
- the mukE gene encoding chromosome partition protein MukE, which produces MSSTNIEQVMPVKLAQALANPIFPALDSQLRAGRHIGIEELDNHAFLMDYQEYLEEFYARYNVELIRAPEGFFYLRPRSTTLIPRSVLSELDMMVGKILCFLYLSPERLANEGIFTQQELYDELLSLADESKLLKLVNQRSTGSDLDRAKLQEKMRASLNRLRRLGMVWFMGNDSSKFRITESVFRFGADVRSGDDAREAQLRLIRDGEAMTLENATATPDSDENDNDIESEASDNAEEQS; this is translated from the coding sequence ATGTCATCGACAAATATTGAACAAGTGATGCCAGTTAAGCTGGCGCAGGCACTGGCAAACCCCATTTTCCCCGCGCTCGATAGCCAGTTACGCGCGGGACGCCACATTGGCATCGAAGAACTGGATAATCACGCATTCCTGATGGATTACCAGGAATATCTGGAAGAGTTTTACGCGCGTTATAACGTGGAACTGATTCGTGCGCCGGAAGGATTTTTCTACCTGCGTCCGCGTTCGACCACGCTGATCCCGCGTTCGGTGCTCTCCGAGCTGGATATGATGGTAGGGAAAATCCTCTGTTTCCTCTATCTCAGCCCGGAACGTCTGGCGAATGAAGGCATCTTTACCCAGCAGGAATTGTACGACGAACTGCTGTCACTGGCGGACGAGAGCAAATTGCTCAAGCTGGTTAACCAGCGCTCCACCGGTTCCGACCTTGACCGTGCCAAATTGCAGGAGAAGATGCGTGCATCGCTCAACCGCCTGCGTCGTCTGGGCATGGTGTGGTTTATGGGCAATGACAGCAGCAAATTTCGCATCACCGAATCGGTGTTTCGCTTCGGTGCGGATGTGCGTAGTGGTGATGATGCCCGCGAAGCGCAGCTGCGTCTGATTCGCGATGGCGAAGCCATGACGTTGGAAAACGCCACTGCGACCCCGGACAGCGATGAAAATGATAACGACATCGAGAGCGAAGCGAGTGATAACGCGGAGGAACAGTCATGA
- the kdsB gene encoding 3-deoxy-manno-octulosonate cytidylyltransferase has product MSFVAIIPARYASTRLPGKPLVDILGKPMVVHVMERARESGADRIIVATDHPDVAAAVEAAGGEVCMTSPDHHSGTERLAEVIEKYQFPDDTIIVNVQGDEPMIPPAIVRQVAANLAQADAGMATLAVPIHDAEEAFNPNAVKVVTDARGYALYFSRATIPWDRERYAKSREQAGDTLLRHIGIYAYRAGFVRRYIAWAPCPLEQIELLEQLRVLWYGEKIHVAVAETVPGVGVDTPEDLQRVRVAMQG; this is encoded by the coding sequence ATGAGTTTCGTCGCCATTATTCCGGCGCGTTATGCTTCAACGCGTCTGCCGGGTAAACCGCTGGTGGATATCCTCGGTAAACCGATGGTGGTGCATGTTATGGAACGTGCCCGCGAATCGGGTGCTGATCGCATCATTGTTGCTACCGACCATCCAGACGTGGCAGCCGCCGTCGAAGCGGCCGGTGGTGAGGTCTGTATGACCAGTCCCGACCATCATTCCGGTACCGAGCGTCTGGCAGAAGTAATTGAAAAATATCAGTTCCCGGATGACACCATTATCGTCAATGTCCAGGGCGATGAGCCGATGATACCGCCTGCCATTGTGCGTCAGGTCGCGGCAAATCTCGCTCAGGCTGATGCGGGGATGGCGACCCTCGCCGTGCCGATTCACGATGCAGAAGAAGCCTTCAATCCCAACGCGGTAAAAGTGGTGACCGATGCGCGGGGTTATGCGCTTTATTTCTCACGCGCCACCATTCCCTGGGATCGTGAACGTTACGCGAAATCGCGTGAACAGGCTGGCGATACGCTGCTGCGCCATATTGGCATCTATGCTTATCGTGCGGGTTTTGTGCGTCGTTACATTGCCTGGGCACCTTGTCCGCTGGAGCAGATTGAGTTGCTCGAACAGCTGCGTGTGTTGTGGTACGGCGAAAAAATCCACGTTGCGGTTGCTGAAACTGTGCCAGGCGTGGGTGTTGACACCCCGGAAGACCTGCAACGCGTGCGCGTAGCGATGCAGGGCTAA
- a CDS encoding winged helix-turn-helix domain-containing protein, translating into MAHAESLSLATARHLHLAAQGLLRPPKRRARFADIHATIRQMSLLQIDTINVVARSPYLVLFSRLGDYPINWLEETLAAGALFEYWAHEACFIPREDYPLLRHRMLDPSRLGWKYNAQWVADHQQEIADLLEHINANGPVRAADFVADKQSKPGWWAWKPHKRHLENLFSAGELMVVERRNFQRVYDLQQRVMPDWDDGQHALSEDDAVVSMLNQSARSLGIFRPAWLADYYRLKRVALQPWLAEAKERGDIVPVQVEQLGEMWLHRDRLPLLEKPQPATHTALLSPFDPVVWDRRRALELFNFDYRIECYTPAEKRKYGYFVLPVLHRGSLKGRLDAKMDRQAQQLVIRSFWLEEGVRVTSGFISDVQRAISRFAHWQGASEVVIEQAPAALRAAWSDRWILTE; encoded by the coding sequence ATGGCCCACGCGGAATCCCTTTCTTTAGCCACTGCCCGTCACCTCCATCTCGCCGCCCAGGGCCTGCTCAGGCCGCCAAAACGTCGGGCGCGTTTTGCCGATATTCATGCCACCATTCGTCAGATGTCGCTACTGCAAATCGATACCATCAATGTAGTGGCGCGCAGCCCGTACCTGGTCCTGTTTAGTCGGCTGGGTGATTACCCGATTAACTGGCTGGAAGAGACGCTGGCTGCGGGGGCGCTGTTTGAATACTGGGCGCATGAAGCCTGCTTTATACCACGCGAAGACTATCCGTTGTTACGCCATCGTATGCTGGACCCTTCACGTCTGGGCTGGAAATACAATGCACAATGGGTGGCGGATCATCAGCAGGAAATCGCGGACTTGCTGGAGCATATCAATGCCAATGGACCCGTCCGCGCTGCCGATTTTGTGGCGGATAAACAGAGCAAACCGGGCTGGTGGGCGTGGAAGCCGCATAAACGTCATCTGGAAAATCTGTTCAGCGCGGGTGAGCTGATGGTGGTGGAACGGCGTAATTTCCAGCGAGTGTATGACCTGCAACAGCGCGTCATGCCGGACTGGGATGATGGGCAGCACGCGCTAAGTGAAGACGATGCAGTGGTCAGTATGCTGAACCAGAGCGCGCGCAGCCTGGGGATTTTCCGTCCCGCCTGGCTGGCAGATTATTACCGTCTGAAACGCGTAGCGCTACAACCCTGGCTGGCTGAGGCTAAAGAGCGGGGTGACATCGTACCCGTGCAGGTTGAGCAACTGGGTGAGATGTGGCTGCATCGCGATCGGTTGCCGCTACTGGAGAAACCGCAACCTGCGACCCATACAGCTCTGCTTTCGCCGTTTGATCCGGTGGTATGGGATCGCCGCCGGGCGCTGGAACTGTTCAATTTTGACTACCGTATCGAATGCTATACCCCGGCAGAAAAGCGTAAATATGGCTATTTTGTCCTTCCTGTTTTGCACCGTGGCAGCCTGAAAGGGCGGCTGGACGCAAAAATGGATCGCCAGGCGCAGCAGCTGGTGATTCGATCATTTTGGCTGGAAGAGGGGGTGCGCGTGACGTCTGGCTTTATCAGCGATGTACAGCGCGCCATCTCGCGGTTTGCGCACTGGCAGGGTGCCAGTGAAGTGGTGATCGAGCAGGCTCCGGCAGCGTTACGCGCCGCCTGGTCAGATCGCTGGATATTAACCGAGTAG
- the mukF gene encoding chromosome partition protein MukF, with product MSEFSQTVPELVAWARKNDFSLALPVERLAFLLAIATLNGERMDGEMSEGELIDAFRHVSKAFEQTHETVQVRANNAINDMVRQRLLNRFTSELTEGHAIYRLTPLAIGITDYYIRQREFSTLRLSMQLSIVAQELKRAADAAEEDGDEFHWHRNVFAPLKYSVAEIFDSIDMTQRLMDEQQQAVKTDIADLLNKDWRAAISSCEMLLSETSGTLRELQDTLEAAGDKLQANLLRIQDATLSSPDLGFVDKLVFDLQSKLDRIISWGQQAIDLWIGYDRHVHKFIRTAIDMDKNRVFAQRLRLSVQNYFDQPWALTYANADRLFDMRDEEMTLRNDEVMGELPPELEYEEFNEIREQLAAMIEEALQVYRQEQRPLNLATVMRDYLSQYPRARHFDLARIVIDQAVRLGVAEADLAGLPAEWQTINEYGAKVQAHVIDKY from the coding sequence ATGAGCGAATTTTCCCAGACGGTGCCCGAACTGGTGGCATGGGCGCGCAAGAACGATTTTTCGCTTGCGTTGCCGGTAGAACGTCTGGCTTTTTTGCTGGCTATCGCCACCTTAAACGGTGAGCGGATGGATGGCGAAATGAGTGAAGGTGAGTTGATTGACGCATTTCGTCATGTCAGCAAAGCGTTCGAACAAACCCACGAAACCGTACAGGTGCGTGCCAACAACGCCATCAACGATATGGTGCGGCAGCGTCTGCTTAACCGTTTTACCAGCGAACTGACGGAAGGCCATGCGATCTACCGTCTGACACCGCTGGCCATCGGCATCACCGACTATTACATCCGCCAGCGCGAATTTTCGACCCTGCGTCTTTCGATGCAGCTGTCGATTGTGGCGCAGGAGCTGAAACGCGCCGCCGATGCGGCGGAAGAAGATGGCGATGAGTTTCACTGGCACCGTAACGTGTTTGCGCCGCTGAAATACTCCGTGGCGGAAATTTTCGACAGCATCGATATGACGCAACGTCTGATGGATGAACAGCAACAGGCGGTGAAGACCGATATCGCCGATCTGCTGAACAAAGACTGGCGTGCGGCGATTTCCAGCTGTGAAATGCTGCTGTCAGAAACCTCCGGCACGCTGCGTGAATTGCAGGATACGCTGGAAGCGGCCGGCGATAAGTTACAGGCCAATCTGTTGCGTATTCAGGACGCGACCCTGAGCAGCCCGGATCTGGGCTTTGTCGATAAGCTGGTGTTTGATCTGCAAAGCAAGCTGGACCGCATTATCAGCTGGGGTCAGCAGGCCATCGACCTGTGGATTGGCTATGATCGCCACGTCCATAAATTCATTCGTACCGCCATCGACATGGACAAAAACCGCGTGTTTGCGCAGCGTTTGCGTCTGTCGGTGCAGAACTATTTCGACCAGCCGTGGGCGCTGACCTACGCCAACGCCGACCGTCTGTTTGATATGCGTGATGAAGAGATGACGCTGCGCAACGACGAGGTGATGGGTGAGCTGCCGCCCGAGCTGGAATACGAAGAGTTTAACGAAATTCGTGAGCAACTGGCCGCAATGATTGAAGAAGCTCTGCAGGTGTACCGGCAGGAGCAGCGGCCGCTCAACCTCGCCACGGTGATGCGCGACTATCTGTCGCAATATCCGCGTGCCCGCCACTTTGATCTGGCGCGCATCGTGATTGATCAGGCGGTTCGCCTCGGCGTGGCCGAAGCCGATTTAGCCGGTCTGCCTGCGGAATGGCAGACCATTAATGAATACGGAGCCAAGGTGCAGGCACATGTCATCGACAAATATTGA